The following are from one region of the Vibrio hyugaensis genome:
- a CDS encoding DUF692 domain-containing protein has product MKHHTFHELVGVGLRTPHLDYFSQNKPELSWLEIHSENYFQPNATERHQLQNLREHYQISCHGIGLSLGSVERVNQQHLAQLKALIDFIEPILVSDHLSWSENGGHYFNDLLPLPYTEEALAVFVRNVNEVQDYLQREILIENPSSYVKFQHSTISEWEFLTEVQKRTDCRLLLDLNNVYVSAFNHGFDCDTYLDAIPADKVDEIHLAGFTIKQLDKGEIWIDTHSRPVSDEVWQLFAQWTKKHGPRHALIEWDLDIPAPEVLLGEAQKASQLLLQGALPSEQSEPRKAS; this is encoded by the coding sequence GTGAAACACCACACCTTCCATGAACTTGTTGGTGTTGGATTGCGAACCCCTCACCTCGATTACTTTAGCCAAAACAAACCCGAACTTTCTTGGCTAGAAATCCATAGTGAGAATTACTTCCAGCCAAATGCGACAGAGCGCCATCAATTACAAAACCTACGAGAACATTACCAGATCAGTTGTCACGGTATAGGCTTATCTTTAGGGTCAGTTGAACGTGTAAATCAACAGCACTTAGCACAGTTGAAAGCATTGATTGACTTCATTGAACCTATCCTAGTATCTGACCATTTAAGCTGGAGTGAAAACGGCGGGCATTATTTCAATGATTTACTGCCACTCCCATACACAGAGGAAGCACTCGCAGTATTCGTTCGTAATGTCAATGAAGTACAAGACTACCTACAACGGGAGATCTTAATAGAGAACCCATCCAGTTATGTGAAGTTTCAACATTCAACCATTAGCGAATGGGAGTTTCTTACCGAAGTGCAAAAACGCACCGACTGTCGTTTATTGCTCGATTTAAACAATGTTTATGTTTCGGCGTTCAACCACGGTTTTGATTGCGACACATACCTAGATGCGATTCCAGCCGACAAAGTGGATGAGATTCACTTGGCAGGTTTTACTATCAAACAACTCGACAAAGGCGAGATATGGATTGATACCCATAGCCGCCCAGTCAGCGATGAAGTTTGGCAGCTGTTCGCACAATGGACAAAAAAACACGGTCCACGTCATGCATTGATTGAATGGGACTTGGATATCCCCGCGCCAGAAGTCTTGCTCGGAGAAGCACAGAAAGCATCGCAACTGCTGTTGCAAGGCGCACTCCCAAGTGAACAAAGCGAACCAAGGAAGGCATCATGA
- a CDS encoding LysR substrate-binding domain-containing protein: protein MNVEKLVRIDLNLLVCFKVLIEELNVTRAAHRLCLSQSAVSKSLAKLRTQFDDPLFTRNSHGLTPTPRALFLKPKLDLLINQLDVLTQPEEFSPQSSEYRFQIAAVESVYPLILPHFLPAIFQQAPGVTISTHPWSEQTFKMIQRGEIDLGMTGRDIDINDAKLTMLPPDDICEQEIYRDHQMCIVRKDHPALRGNWNLEAYLALRHVQVRCDGNDRWLLDYRLADIGRERDIAVTVPDFNSAASLCSYTDFVFTAPSHFVKLAAKQHDMALLPLPLEFPPMAYTLFWHRDRENDPALTWLRTMITQKTDHLR from the coding sequence GTGAACGTAGAGAAACTGGTACGCATCGACCTCAACTTGTTGGTCTGTTTTAAGGTACTAATCGAGGAGTTGAATGTTACTCGAGCTGCACACCGACTCTGTTTGAGTCAGTCTGCAGTGAGTAAATCTTTGGCCAAGTTACGCACTCAGTTTGATGACCCTTTGTTCACACGAAACTCGCATGGATTGACGCCAACACCACGAGCTTTGTTCCTCAAACCGAAACTGGATCTGTTGATAAATCAACTTGATGTCCTGACTCAACCAGAAGAGTTCTCACCACAGAGCAGTGAATACCGTTTTCAAATTGCTGCGGTGGAGAGTGTCTACCCGTTGATTTTGCCCCACTTCTTGCCAGCAATATTCCAACAAGCACCTGGCGTGACCATCAGCACGCATCCATGGTCTGAACAGACTTTTAAAATGATTCAACGTGGTGAGATTGATTTGGGTATGACGGGGCGAGATATCGACATCAACGATGCCAAGCTGACTATGTTGCCGCCCGATGACATTTGTGAACAGGAAATCTATCGCGACCACCAAATGTGTATCGTGCGTAAAGACCACCCGGCTTTGCGTGGTAACTGGAACTTAGAAGCTTACCTAGCCCTGCGTCATGTACAGGTGCGTTGTGATGGCAACGACCGTTGGTTGCTCGACTATCGTTTAGCCGACATTGGTCGCGAGCGTGACATCGCAGTCACCGTCCCGGACTTTAACAGCGCTGCCAGTTTGTGTTCTTACACCGATTTTGTGTTTACTGCGCCAAGCCACTTTGTGAAGCTGGCAGCCAAGCAACACGACATGGCATTGCTGCCACTGCCACTCGAATTCCCACCAATGGCTTACACTTTGTTCTGGCACAGAGACAGAGAAAATGACCCAGCTTTAACTTGGCTACGTACCATGATCACGCAAAAAACCGATCATCTTAGATAA
- a CDS encoding DoxX family protein, translating into MTDTVKNLVNRYDDLISTLQTSFVPLLLLFCRLWVAWVFFNSGLIKLSSWDSTLYLFELEYQVPILPWELAAYLGTAAELVLPVFLALGLITRPMAAILFVFNIIAVVSYPLLWEKGFYDHQLWGLMILVVIVWGPGPLSLDHIIKKKVTN; encoded by the coding sequence ATGACGGATACGGTTAAAAACTTAGTGAATCGGTACGACGATTTAATCAGTACCCTACAAACTAGCTTTGTCCCTTTACTACTTCTCTTTTGTCGCTTGTGGGTAGCGTGGGTGTTCTTCAATTCAGGGCTAATCAAACTCTCATCTTGGGATAGCACACTGTATTTATTTGAGCTGGAATACCAAGTGCCAATACTGCCATGGGAATTGGCGGCTTACCTAGGTACGGCTGCAGAATTGGTTCTACCGGTGTTCTTGGCACTAGGATTGATTACCCGTCCGATGGCTGCGATTCTGTTTGTGTTCAACATCATCGCCGTGGTCTCTTACCCACTGTTGTGGGAGAAAGGTTTCTATGATCACCAACTTTGGGGATTGATGATTCTTGTAGTGATTGTGTGGGGGCCAGGGCCTTTATCTCTCGACCACATTATCAAGAAGAAAGTCACTAACTAA
- a CDS encoding DUF2282 domain-containing protein, protein MKKSNLAVTAAVTGLLALGGTMLTAAPAVAADKEKCYGVSKAGKNDCATKSSSCAGTAKEDNQKDAFVVVPKGLCDKLVGGSTSSS, encoded by the coding sequence ATGAAAAAGTCGAATCTAGCTGTTACTGCTGCTGTTACTGGCCTTCTAGCTCTTGGTGGCACAATGCTAACTGCAGCTCCAGCTGTCGCAGCTGATAAAGAAAAATGCTACGGCGTTTCAAAAGCAGGCAAAAACGACTGTGCAACGAAGAGCAGTTCTTGTGCTGGTACAGCTAAAGAAGATAACCAAAAAGATGCATTCGTAGTCGTACCAAAAGGTCTATGTGACAAGCTAGTTGGTGGTAGCACTTCTTCTTCATAA
- a CDS encoding multidrug effflux MFS transporter produces MSSHITNSKKQMALLTMLVLFSPLAIDIYLPALPLIASTFQVENALAQDTITWFLFAMGVGQLFAGPLADKLGRRTVALGGITIYALSALLAWSAQNIEWMLTARLLQGLGACATSVAAFATVRDIFGPEKSGKMISYLNGAICFIPALAPILGSWLTQQFDWRANFSFMAGFAVIAGTMIFFGMKETNPATEKQAVFKLSRYWSVLSTPSFIFHASLCLMAMAVILAYVTSAPGVLMTGMGLSMNEFTFWFGLNAAFNIAACMLAPKFMDRWGTHNSLVVGISLLSIAGVIMMVMKGHNTALSFMLPIFISSVGFAWILGAAAGKALEPFGDKAGTAAALLGLFQMSGSGLLVGTLQRLSLDPQTLIAIHMWVLLPALLILFTKAGKNWHTKLVNA; encoded by the coding sequence GTGTCTAGCCATATTACAAATAGCAAAAAACAGATGGCGCTGTTGACCATGTTAGTTCTGTTCAGTCCGCTTGCGATTGATATCTATCTACCTGCTTTGCCTCTTATCGCATCCACTTTTCAGGTAGAAAATGCATTGGCACAAGACACCATCACTTGGTTCCTATTTGCTATGGGCGTTGGTCAGCTATTCGCAGGCCCCTTGGCAGATAAACTCGGACGTCGAACTGTTGCATTGGGAGGCATCACCATCTACGCATTGAGCGCTTTATTGGCGTGGAGTGCTCAAAATATTGAGTGGATGTTGACGGCTCGTTTGCTACAAGGCTTAGGTGCATGTGCAACATCTGTAGCAGCCTTTGCAACAGTTCGCGATATCTTTGGTCCGGAAAAAAGTGGCAAAATGATCAGTTACCTTAACGGGGCGATCTGCTTTATCCCGGCATTGGCGCCTATTTTAGGCAGTTGGTTAACCCAGCAATTCGATTGGCGTGCAAACTTCAGCTTCATGGCCGGCTTCGCTGTGATTGCCGGAACGATGATTTTCTTTGGAATGAAGGAAACCAACCCTGCAACAGAAAAGCAGGCGGTATTTAAACTGAGCCGTTATTGGTCTGTATTAAGCACGCCGTCATTCATTTTCCATGCATCATTGTGTCTAATGGCGATGGCGGTCATTCTTGCTTACGTCACATCAGCTCCTGGCGTTCTAATGACGGGCATGGGTTTATCCATGAACGAGTTTACCTTCTGGTTTGGTCTTAACGCGGCGTTTAATATTGCAGCTTGTATGTTGGCACCGAAATTCATGGATCGCTGGGGTACGCACAATTCACTGGTTGTTGGTATTAGCTTACTCTCGATAGCTGGCGTTATCATGATGGTGATGAAAGGACACAACACGGCGCTGTCTTTCATGCTGCCAATCTTTATCTCATCGGTTGGCTTCGCTTGGATTCTCGGTGCAGCAGCAGGTAAAGCGTTAGAGCCGTTTGGTGATAAAGCGGGCACAGCGGCAGCGTTACTTGGCTTGTTCCAAATGAGCGGTTCTGGTTTATTAGTAGGTACGCTACAGCGTCTATCACTTGACCCACAAACCCTGATCGCAATTCATATGTGGGTTCTACTTCCAGCATTGCTGATTCTGTTCACGAAAGCAGGCAAGAACTGGCATACAAAATTAGTGAATGCGTAA
- a CDS encoding DNA-binding domain-containing protein has product MNLATLQSQFAKALHYQALGEDCDIASDEFTADERMQIYRNNFIVSLSEVLSATYPMVEALLGEECFEQMARQHVLTYPLEEGNVVHYGEGFQDTIMQFSQVIAQAPYSPEVARFEWHIDLARQAQYEQSNAAALKPLALLGEVSEEQQSALVLHLKQGCRSFDSSYAVFDLFGAIQTGQFEQLNINQLQQGVISIQANGEALCHALDANVFQLLQCLEQKQSLSEIPEALLAHLNSIMALDLVDGFTLKSI; this is encoded by the coding sequence ATGAATCTAGCCACCTTACAAAGCCAGTTTGCTAAAGCCCTACATTATCAAGCACTCGGCGAAGATTGCGATATTGCCAGTGATGAGTTTACCGCTGATGAACGCATGCAGATTTACCGCAATAACTTTATCGTCAGCTTAAGCGAAGTGTTGTCCGCTACCTACCCAATGGTTGAAGCGCTACTTGGTGAAGAATGCTTCGAACAGATGGCTCGCCAGCATGTTCTCACTTATCCATTAGAAGAAGGAAATGTGGTGCATTATGGCGAAGGCTTTCAAGATACCATCATGCAGTTCAGCCAGGTGATAGCACAAGCCCCCTACAGCCCTGAAGTCGCACGCTTCGAGTGGCATATCGACCTCGCTCGTCAAGCACAGTATGAACAATCCAATGCGGCAGCATTAAAACCGCTTGCGTTACTTGGCGAAGTGAGTGAAGAGCAACAGTCCGCTTTGGTTTTGCACCTTAAACAAGGCTGCCGAAGCTTTGACTCCAGTTACGCGGTATTTGATTTGTTTGGCGCGATTCAAACTGGGCAATTCGAACAACTTAATATCAACCAATTACAACAAGGTGTCATCTCGATTCAAGCCAATGGAGAAGCCTTGTGTCACGCACTCGATGCCAATGTGTTCCAACTGCTGCAATGTTTAGAGCAGAAACAAAGCTTGAGCGAAATACCTGAAGCACTACTCGCTCATCTTAATAGCATCATGGCACTCGATCTCGTTGACGGCTTTACATTGAAATCAATCTAA